Genomic DNA from Brachyspira sp. SAP_772:
ATATTTTTAGATTCAATGTCTTCTTCTGCTTTAGGTAAAAATCTTAAAGATTATATTCCAGATGCTTGGAACAGATTTGTTGCTTCAAATACAGATGGAGTTGTATATTCTGATAAACTAGTTCAATCTGAAATTACTTCTAAATGGGCTATGCCTGCTATAAAGCCAGTTAAAGATTCATATAATRTTACAATAGGATATATTTATATTTTTCTAGATTGGTATATGCTTCATCAAACTCATTTTGCTAATATTGATTTGGGAAAAACAGGAGGACTTTTTATAACTACTGACAAATTATATAATATAATGGATTCTTTATATGAGAATATAGCAGTTATGAAAATAAATCCTATATATGAGGAAGCTTTTAAAAGCGGTAATATAAGCGGTAACCTTACATATAATCTTGGCGGACAAAAAAGAACTGCTGCATATCATAAATTAAAAAATCAGCCTTGGATAATAG
This window encodes:
- a CDS encoding HAMP domain-containing protein, translating into IFLDSMSSSALGKNLKDYIPDAWNRFVASNTDGVVYSDKLVQSEITSKWAMPAIKPVKDSYNXTIGYIYIFLDWYMLHQTHFANIDLGKTGGLFITTDKLYNIMDSLYENIAVMKINPIYEEAFKSGNISGNLTYNLGGQKRTAAYHKLKNQPWIIALAMMNYEIYEQNMKLIIAISIIGIISIVILAILVNLFIRTITKPLEIVVEEASKIEQGDLSRSEQRIKSRKDEIGILSKSFVSMRNKL